Genomic segment of Saprospira sp. CCB-QB6:
TGCAAAATGCTAATTTGCTTCTCATATTTGTATTCCCCAATCTGCCGAACAAGCTGCATCCGCCTAGCCAAAACTTTCAATAACTGATGGTCCAAATAATCAATCTCTTTGCGCAGTTCATTCAAATGACAAAGAAAATCGGGATCAGAAGATGCTGCACGCAAAGGCTCTAAATTCCCTAAAAGTTGCTCCAAATCTGCCGCATTAATTTGCTGAGCTGCATCGCTCCAAGCCTGTTCGGGCTGGCAATGACTCTCAATCATTAAACCGTCAAAGTTCAAATAGAGGGCCTGCTGCGCCAATTCGCCCAGCAACTCTCGCTTGCCCGCAATATGACTGGGGTCCCCAATCAATTCCAAATTGGGCCACTGCCGCTTCAACTCAATCGGCAACTCCCAAATGGGCGCATTGCGGTAACGCTGCTCCCCATAAACCGAAAATCCCCGATGAATAGCCGCTATTTTTCGAATCCCCTGCTGGTAAAAACGCTCAATGGCTCCCATCCAAAGCTTTAAATCTGGATTGATCGGATTTTTGACCATCACCGGCACATCTTTGCCCGCCAAGGCCTCCGCCAAGGCTTGCACCGCAAAAGGATTAACGCTGGTCCGCGCCCCAATCCACAAAATATCTACCCCAGCCGCCAAAGCCAATTCTACATGCTCGGGCTGCGCTACTTCCACACAAATCGGCAATCCCGTCAATTCCTTGGCCTTTTGCAACCAAACTAAACCCTCTTTTCCCACGCCTTCAAAGGAGTTGGGCCGCGTTCTAGGCTTCCAAATGCCCGCCCGCAAAATATGCACCTGCCCAGTTTGCGCCAGCTCCAAACAACTACGCAACAATTGCTCTTCAGTCTCGGCACTACAAGGACCCGATATCAAAATCGGCTGCTCTTCCGCAATCGCTTCCAATCCAAATCCCCAATCTCTTATCTGTATGAAATCCATAATTTTCTATTTAAAATCCTCGG
This window contains:
- a CDS encoding chorismate mutase — protein: MDFIQIRDWGFGLEAIAEEQPILISGPCSAETEEQLLRSCLELAQTGQVHILRAGIWKPRTRPNSFEGVGKEGLVWLQKAKELTGLPICVEVAQPEHVELALAAGVDILWIGARTSVNPFAVQALAEALAGKDVPVMVKNPINPDLKLWMGAIERFYQQGIRKIAAIHRGFSVYGEQRYRNAPIWELPIELKRQWPNLELIGDPSHIAGKRELLGELAQQALYLNFDGLMIESHCQPEQAWSDAAQQINAADLEQLLGNLEPLRAASSDPDFLCHLNELRKEIDYLDHQLLKVLARRMQLVRQIGEYKYEKQISILQLERWAEIYKDRCGQAQELQLAQEFISLLIQAIHQESIRQQEAVFGSSRILDRLQKA